A stretch of Thermococcus sp. DNA encodes these proteins:
- a CDS encoding acetate--CoA ligase family protein: MVEKIVEDMRPFFDPKAVAIIGATNKKGKVGNVIFENFKMNKERGIFKGNIYPVNPKLDEIDGYRVYKSVEELPEDTDLAVISIPAPFVPDTMRQIAKKGIKSVIIITGGFGELGEEGKKLEREILEIARENGIRIIGPNCVGVYVPDTGVDTVFLPESKMDRPKSGPIAFVSQSGAFAAAMLDWAAMAGIGIGKMVSYGNKLDVDDADLMEYFIHDESIKVVTFYIEGVKDGRKFIESARRITRVKPVIALKSGRTEYGAKAASSHTGSLAGADTIYDAVFKQTGIIRAEDFEHMFDLAKAFAALKDKLPKGDRIGIITDGGGAGVMASDAVAKFGLRMADLSEETLKFLKENFPPHAVAGNPTDVVGDTDAERYRIAIEGFVNDPNVDAIVVIVLFQVPLLEEEKIIDILAEYQKKSDKPIVAVAMGGKKTDYYAKMLEDKGVPVYPTPERGVRALAGLVKYAEYLRRGA, translated from the coding sequence AAGGCCGTCGCTATCATCGGTGCAACCAACAAGAAGGGTAAGGTTGGAAACGTCATTTTTGAGAACTTCAAGATGAACAAAGAGAGGGGCATCTTTAAGGGCAACATATATCCGGTGAACCCCAAGCTCGACGAGATCGATGGATACAGGGTGTACAAGAGCGTCGAGGAGCTCCCTGAGGACACTGACCTGGCTGTTATCTCAATTCCGGCACCGTTCGTTCCGGACACGATGAGGCAGATAGCAAAGAAGGGGATAAAGTCCGTCATAATAATCACCGGCGGTTTCGGTGAGCTCGGCGAAGAGGGCAAGAAGCTGGAGCGCGAGATACTTGAGATAGCCCGCGAAAACGGGATAAGGATCATCGGTCCCAACTGTGTCGGTGTCTACGTCCCGGACACCGGCGTTGACACGGTATTCCTGCCTGAGAGCAAGATGGACAGACCGAAGAGCGGGCCCATCGCTTTCGTCAGCCAGAGCGGTGCCTTTGCCGCCGCTATGCTCGATTGGGCGGCGATGGCAGGCATAGGCATAGGAAAGATGGTTAGCTACGGCAACAAGCTCGACGTTGACGACGCAGACCTGATGGAATACTTCATCCACGACGAGAGCATAAAGGTCGTCACCTTCTACATCGAGGGCGTTAAGGACGGAAGGAAGTTCATCGAGAGCGCGAGGAGGATAACCAGGGTCAAGCCGGTCATAGCCCTCAAGAGCGGGAGAACCGAGTACGGCGCCAAAGCCGCATCGTCCCACACCGGCTCTCTGGCCGGAGCGGACACGATTTACGACGCCGTCTTCAAGCAGACCGGGATTATCCGCGCCGAGGACTTCGAGCACATGTTCGACCTCGCGAAGGCCTTTGCGGCTTTGAAGGACAAGCTCCCGAAGGGTGACAGGATAGGCATCATCACCGACGGCGGTGGAGCGGGCGTCATGGCCAGCGATGCGGTGGCAAAGTTCGGCCTCAGGATGGCCGACCTCAGCGAAGAGACGCTCAAGTTCCTCAAGGAGAACTTCCCGCCGCACGCTGTGGCGGGGAACCCAACCGACGTCGTAGGCGACACCGACGCCGAGAGGTACAGAATCGCCATCGAGGGCTTTGTGAACGACCCGAACGTCGATGCGATAGTCGTTATAGTCCTCTTCCAGGTTCCGCTCCTTGAGGAGGAGAAGATAATCGACATCCTCGCGGAGTACCAGAAGAAGAGCGACAAGCCCATAGTCGCGGTTGCAATGGGTGGTAAGAAGACCGACTATTACGCAAAGATGCTTGAGGACAAGGGAGTTCCGGTTTATCCGACCCCCGAGAGGGGTGTCCGCGCCCTGGCCGGTCTTGTCAAATATGCTGAATACCTCAGGAGGGGTGCTTAG
- a CDS encoding acetate--CoA ligase family protein, producing the protein MKEEALKVIKEVLASGRTSLVEYEAKQVLKAYGLPVPEEKLAKTLEEALKYAEEIGYPVAMKLMSPQILHKSDAKVVLLNIKTPEELKEKWEVIHENARKYRPDAEILGVLIAPMLKVGREIIIGVTEDPQFGHAIMFGLGGIFVEVLKDVTFRIVPITERDARKMIQEIKSYPILAGARGEEPADIDAIVNLLLKVSELVDDLREYIKEMDLNPVFVYEKGKGAVVVDARIIVKEPKGC; encoded by the coding sequence ATGAAGGAGGAAGCCCTTAAAGTTATTAAGGAAGTTTTGGCCTCCGGCAGGACTTCGCTCGTTGAGTACGAGGCGAAGCAGGTGCTCAAGGCCTACGGCCTTCCCGTTCCGGAGGAAAAGCTCGCGAAGACCCTTGAGGAGGCACTTAAGTACGCCGAAGAAATCGGCTATCCCGTCGCCATGAAGCTTATGTCACCGCAGATTCTCCACAAAAGCGACGCCAAGGTAGTTCTCCTCAACATAAAGACCCCCGAGGAGCTCAAGGAGAAGTGGGAGGTTATCCACGAGAACGCCAGGAAGTACCGCCCGGATGCCGAAATCCTGGGTGTTCTCATTGCACCGATGCTCAAGGTCGGGAGGGAAATCATCATAGGCGTCACCGAGGACCCGCAGTTCGGCCACGCCATAATGTTCGGCCTCGGTGGGATATTCGTGGAGGTTCTCAAGGACGTCACCTTCCGCATAGTACCGATAACCGAGCGCGATGCTAGGAAGATGATCCAGGAGATAAAGAGCTACCCGATTCTCGCGGGAGCGCGCGGTGAGGAGCCGGCGGACATAGACGCCATAGTTAACCTTCTCCTCAAGGTCAGCGAGCTCGTCGACGACCTCAGAGAATACATCAAGGAGATGGACCTCAACCCGGTCTTCGTCTACGAGAAGGGCAAGGGCGCAGTCGTCGTCGATGCAAGGATAATCGTCAAAGAACCGAAGGGATGCTGA
- a CDS encoding MFS transporter — translation MARSRALHLILIAGFFAILGSTMSKSPTLPLYARSIGLGNEAIGLVAAASTVTGIFVNFTSGLLSDVYGRKKLLKMSGFVFLSAPLLYFLAGDALTLALVRIYYGVATAIFVPVSFALISDIYPHKKGTFMGLLSSSTLIGRALAPLLAGGIIYLLGFSVVFLLCSMTGLLVFVLTFRFPDTGGELQRFELSFSWELLLIGLLDAAIYMAYQGIETFLPLFYYLQDRPWLSGMILAVEVAIMAVVKPYAGYLSDRIGRTKPIVIGMSIVGLAMLVFSLSDSLWLVVFAAVAFSVGASISEASTKPLAAEVSRLRGTALGFLESIKDIGQALGPVLVGFLGFRIGFAFIGLFGMASLALFLFAVGRNKVQKREGD, via the coding sequence GTGGCGCGATCCAGGGCCCTCCACCTTATTCTTATCGCAGGGTTCTTTGCGATTCTTGGCTCGACAATGAGCAAGTCCCCCACCCTTCCCCTCTATGCCCGGAGCATTGGCCTCGGCAATGAGGCTATCGGTCTCGTGGCCGCTGCTTCAACCGTGACCGGAATCTTCGTAAACTTCACTTCCGGGCTTCTAAGCGATGTCTACGGCCGGAAAAAGCTCCTCAAAATGAGCGGTTTTGTGTTCCTCAGCGCGCCCCTCCTGTACTTTTTGGCTGGCGATGCCCTGACCCTCGCTCTGGTTCGGATTTACTATGGGGTCGCGACCGCCATCTTTGTCCCCGTTTCTTTTGCCCTGATAAGCGACATATACCCCCACAAAAAGGGCACTTTCATGGGACTCCTCAGCTCCTCCACCCTCATCGGCAGGGCGCTGGCACCTCTTCTGGCGGGAGGTATCATATACCTCCTTGGCTTTTCCGTGGTCTTCCTCCTGTGCTCCATGACAGGATTGCTTGTTTTTGTCCTCACCTTCAGGTTTCCGGACACAGGAGGGGAGCTCCAGCGGTTTGAACTCTCGTTCAGCTGGGAACTCCTCCTAATCGGTCTCCTTGACGCAGCGATTTATATGGCCTACCAGGGAATAGAGACATTCCTTCCCCTTTTTTACTACCTCCAGGACAGGCCCTGGCTCTCGGGAATGATACTGGCTGTTGAAGTCGCAATCATGGCGGTGGTTAAGCCCTACGCGGGTTACCTGAGCGACAGGATCGGCAGGACAAAGCCCATAGTTATCGGCATGAGCATCGTCGGACTTGCGATGCTGGTCTTTTCGCTCTCCGACTCACTGTGGTTGGTCGTGTTCGCGGCGGTTGCGTTTTCGGTGGGGGCTTCAATAAGCGAGGCCTCGACAAAGCCCCTCGCCGCAGAGGTGTCACGGCTCCGGGGGACGGCCCTAGGCTTTCTGGAGAGCATAAAGGACATCGGTCAGGCGCTGGGGCCGGTTTTGGTGGGGTTCCTTGGCTTCAGAATTGGCTTTGCTTTCATAGGGCTCTTTGGAATGGCATCCCTGGCGCTCTTCCTGTTTGCAGTGGGCAGGAACAAGGTTCAAAAAAGGGAAGGTGACTGA
- a CDS encoding DUF257 family protein, giving the protein MAVTKTVEDAIASVKKIMPGEVVVVEYTSLAPVHLAVSVPLLSLGRDVHVIVNDIFDQLHVVRSHLSIMGIDTEWMDEMPVVKFGGVLQTGKVIKRISVLKAASVWHEEYKEALREFRGQKLVVTLGLEKLINIKKELPASSVCRMCIASAMGEEDTITIAFVNRDMLPESVLEDIRELASRVLELEFEKGKLSLRVVKSLDLRNTGAEFSVDASELVRHLNNMGKG; this is encoded by the coding sequence ATGGCGGTAACTAAAACCGTGGAGGATGCTATAGCGAGTGTCAAAAAGATAATGCCCGGTGAGGTTGTGGTGGTTGAGTACACCTCGCTGGCTCCGGTGCATCTGGCGGTTTCCGTGCCCCTTCTAAGCCTCGGCAGGGACGTCCACGTCATAGTCAACGACATCTTCGACCAGCTCCACGTGGTTCGTTCCCACCTCTCCATAATGGGGATCGATACCGAGTGGATGGACGAGATGCCCGTAGTCAAGTTCGGAGGCGTCCTCCAGACCGGAAAGGTTATCAAAAGGATAAGCGTGCTCAAGGCCGCATCGGTTTGGCACGAGGAGTACAAAGAAGCCCTAAGGGAATTCAGGGGGCAAAAACTGGTCGTAACGCTAGGTCTTGAGAAGTTGATAAACATAAAGAAGGAACTTCCGGCGTCGTCCGTGTGCCGCATGTGCATCGCATCCGCCATGGGTGAGGAAGATACCATCACCATAGCGTTCGTTAACAGAGACATGCTCCCTGAGAGCGTCTTGGAAGACATACGGGAGCTGGCGAGTCGAGTGCTTGAGCTTGAATTCGAGAAGGGGAAGCTCTCGTTACGGGTTGTGAAGTCCCTTGACCTCAGGAATACCGGGGCCGAGTTCTCGGTCGATGCGAGCGAGCTGGTGAGACACCTCAACAACATGGGGAAGGGCTAA
- a CDS encoding DUF257 family protein yields MGETFERTLFEYAETIRPGELVLVEYTSREPVYLLFCEVLRYAKFAGIPLVIVDVLDGLHVIRTQLKLAGMDTSMIEDATVVKIGGRITTGRVIARIQETTELPIMKRHFVKVLERIHRETGGRPFIRIVVGATELLQQLETDPMKCEEFFASIIRPIVGNPISRGLVFINRKRVMKTGLKEAEELSTRVLRTRIEDGKLIIRVAKSIYFDEYSVEVEVDPHALREHLASKGGENDGGN; encoded by the coding sequence GTGGGCGAGACCTTTGAGAGAACTCTCTTTGAGTATGCTGAAACAATCCGGCCGGGAGAGCTGGTTCTGGTGGAATATACTTCCAGGGAGCCCGTGTATCTGCTTTTCTGTGAGGTTCTCAGGTACGCCAAATTTGCAGGCATTCCTCTCGTCATAGTTGATGTCCTCGATGGGCTCCACGTCATCAGAACCCAGCTCAAGCTCGCCGGGATGGACACTTCCATGATAGAAGATGCCACCGTGGTCAAAATCGGAGGGAGAATAACCACCGGCAGGGTCATTGCAAGGATACAGGAAACGACCGAGCTCCCCATAATGAAGCGGCACTTTGTGAAGGTTCTGGAGAGAATCCACAGGGAAACCGGGGGCAGGCCATTCATACGCATTGTGGTTGGGGCGACGGAGCTCCTCCAGCAGCTGGAAACAGACCCTATGAAATGTGAGGAGTTCTTTGCCAGCATCATACGGCCGATAGTGGGTAACCCAATCTCAAGGGGGCTGGTGTTCATCAACAGGAAGCGGGTCATGAAGACGGGGCTCAAAGAGGCGGAGGAGCTCTCAACCCGTGTCCTCAGAACCCGGATAGAGGACGGGAAACTGATTATACGGGTCGCCAAGTCGATATACTTCGACGAGTACAGTGTCGAGGTCGAGGTTGACCCCCATGCCCTGAGGGAACACCTTGCCTCCAAGGGAGGTGAGAACGATGGCGGTAACTAA